From Microbacterium sp. CGR2:
GGTTCACCCGCGGGGCCGCCGAGCTCGACGGTGTCGGTGCGGATCGGGGGAGCGTCTTCCGTCTCGACTTCCAGAACGAGATGCTGCTCGCCCGTCGTGACGGGGAGTTGGCGGCGGTCACCCCCGATCTCATCGCCGTGCTCGACCTGGCCACGGGGATGCCGATCACCACCGAGTCGCTCCGCTACGGCGCGCGCGTCGCGGTGGTGGCGATTCCGTGTCACGAGAAGTGGCGGACGCCGATGGGCCTCCGCACCGCAGGGCCCGCGCACTTCGGGTACGACGTCGACTGGATTCCGGTGGAGGACATCCCGCGAGGCCGCGGCGTACGCACGACGACCGAAGGGGAGGCGGCCTGATGCCCCGGTACCGCATCGGAATCGACGTCGGTGGAACGAACACGGATGCCGTGATCCTCGATGACCGGCTGGCCGTCGTCGCGTCGGTGAAGCGACCGACCACCCAGGACACCGGCGACGGCGTCTCGGACGCGATCGATGCCGTGCTCGCCGCATCCGGAATCGATCCTGCCCTGATCGCGCACGCGATGCTCGGGACGACGCACTGCACCAACGCCATCGTCGAGCGGCGTGGTCTCGGGCGCGTCGGAATCCTCCGGCTCGGCGCCCCGGCGACCACAGCGGTTCCGCCTCTCGAGGGGTGGCCGGACGACCTGCGCCGCGCGATGGGCGATCACGTCCACGTGCTGACCGGTGGCTTCGAGGTCGACGGCCGAGTGCTCGCTCCCATCGACGAGCAGTCGGTGCGCGACGCGTGCGGTCTGATGCGCGGCGAGGTCGACGCGGTGGCTGTGGTGGGTGTCTTCGCGCCGATCGATGAGAGTCAGGAGGAGCGCGTCACCGCGATCGTCACGGAGGAGCTCGGCGTTCCGGTCTCCCGGTCGGCACGCATCGGATCGCTCGGGCTCCTCGAGCGTGAGAACGCGACCGTTCTCAATGCGGCTCTGATGCAGACGCTGACGCAGATGGCGGCAGGCTTCGTCGCCGCACTGCGCGAGCGAGGCATCCCTGCCACGCCCTACTTCGGTCAGAACGACGGCACGCTCATGCAGCTCGAGTACGCGCTGGAGTTCCCGGTGCTCACGATCGGCTGCGGACCGACGAACTCGATCCGCGGCGCCGCGCACCTCTCCGGCGCGACCGACGCGCTGGTCGTCGACATCGGCGGCACGACGACCGACATCGGGGTGCTCGTCGACGGCTTCCCCCGTCAATCAGCACATGCCGTGGAGATCGGCGGCATCCGCACGAACTTCCGGATGCCGGACGTGCTCTCGGTCGGGCTCGGTGGCGGCACCGTCATCCACTCCGCCGGCGGTTCCGTCGCCATCGGCCCGGACAGTGTCGGGTACCGGTTGCCCCAAGAAGCGCTGGCGTTCGGCGGCGGCATCCTCACGGCCACCGATGTCGCACTGGCTGTGGGCGGTGCCGAGATCGGGCGCGTGCCGGTGCCGGTCGTCGACGCTCAGCTCGGATCCGACGCCTGGGACGCGATGCGCGCGATGCTGGAGGACTCCATCGACCGGATGAAGCCGAACGCCGCGCCGGTGCCGGTGATCCTCGTCGGCGGCGGAGGCATCATCGCGCCGGCCGAGCTCGACGGAGTCGCATCGCTCATCCGCCCGGACCACTTCGGTGCGGCGAACGCCGTGGGTGCGGCTCTCGGTGAGGTCGCCGGTCAGATCGAGAAGATCTACCGGGCCGATCCGACTGACCGCCGCGCATCACGCGACGATGCCGCTGCCGAGGCCACGGAGCGCGCGCGTCTGGCCGGGGCGGAGCCTTCGACGATCGAAGTCGTGGCCGTGGAGGAACTCCCCGTCGCCTACTCCGACGGGACCACCGTCCTCATCCGTGCGCGAGCAGTGGGGCGATTGGCGGCCTGACGGCATCCGCTCTGCTCGAGGGGTCCACAGGCCCCGCTGTCAACCCCTTCGCCGATTCCGACGTGTGCCGGCTGAATGGGAACACACGAACGACGAACAGTGAGGAGCATCACATGGTGCAGATCATCGAGACAATCGACGTCGACGTTCCCGTCCGCACGGCCTACAACCAGTGGACGCAGTTCGAGAGCTTCCCGGAGTTCCTCGACGAGGTCGAGTCCATCACCCAGATCGACCCGACCCACACCCGGTGGAAGGTGAAAGTCGGCGGCGCGACGCGCGAGTTCGATGCCGAGATCACCGAACAGCATCCCGACGAGCGCGTCGCCTGGAACAGCATCGGCGGGGAGACGGAGCACGCGGGAGTGGTGACCTTCCACAAGCTCACCGAGACTTCCACGCGCGTCACGGTGCAGATCGACTGGGAGCCCGAGGGGCTGCTCGAGAAGGTCGGGTCGCTCGTCGGCGCAGGATCGCACGCCGTGAAGAAGGACCTGGACAACTTCAAGGAGTTCATCGAGAAGCGCGGAGTCGAGACCGGCTCCTGGCGCGGCGACGTGGACGCCTGACCGGAGAAACGCAGAAAAGGCCCGAACGGCAGCTCACGCTCCGCTCGGGCCTTTTCATGCCGGTCTGCCTCGTCCGCAGATCGCGGCGGAGCGGATGTCGGGCGTCGGCGCTGCGTGATTCGATGGGCACATGGATACGGAGCAGCGGCTGCGCGGCGAGACGAGGGCCGTCTGGGCGACCGTGGTCTGTTTCGTCGTGGGCACGGGCGCCGGCGTCGTGCTGCTGCGGGGCGATCCGCGGCCGCTGACCGGTGCGGACTCACTCGCGTTGCCGGCGGCCGTCATCGCCGGCGTCGTGGCCGCCGCCGCCTTCGCCGTGAGCACGCGCATGCACCGTCGTGGCGAGACGAGGGCGATGCCCCGCTGGCAGGCCGCGGTCTCGATGCTCTCTGCAGCGGCGCTGACCGTCGCCTTCGGGGCGGTGACGATGATGGGCGTTCTCCTCGCGGGCGAGATCCTTGCGGCGGGCCTCCAGGGTCTCGAGTTGGCGGGGGTGGGCGGCGGCCTGCTGACCGGGGTCGCCTCGGCGGTGGGTGGGCGATTCGCCTTCGGTGCCGGCATCGGGCTGCGCACGGCAGATCTTGCCGGGCTGCTGTTCGGTTTTCTCGTGATCGGCACGCTGTTCGCCATGGTCACCGCGGTTGACCCGCGGTGGTGGGAGGAGAACTTCTCGCAGCTCGGGAACGGCGACGGGTCATGGGCGTTCAACGGCACCCTCGTGGTGGCGGGGCTGCTGATCGCCACGGTGGGGGCGTACATCGGTCGGGACCTGCACCGGATGCTCGGCGACGCGCCCCTCCTGCGCATCGCCTGGATCGTGGCGCTGTGGGCTCTGGCGGGTGCCGCCCTGGCTGCCGTCGGGCTGCTGCCGCTCGGTCAGGTGGAGGTCGCGCACAACATCGCCGCGTTCTCGACGCTCATGCTGTTCGCGGTGGCCGGCGTCGCCACGGTCGCCACGGTTCCGGGGCGCCCCGGCGCGCTCGTGATCACGACCATCGGTGTGATCCTTCTGATCGTCATCGCCGTCGCCCTGTGGGTGCCGTTCGGGGTGTACTCGGTGACCGCGCTGGAGGCGATCGTCATCGGACTCGGACTGCTCTGGGTCATGACCCTGGTGCGCGTGCTCGCCATCCTCGCTCCCGCCGAGTCGCGGCCCTCGGCGCGTGCCGCGCTGCTGCGCCACCGACCGCGGCATCCCTAGGCGGACGCGCGGGAAAGATAGGGCATCCGTCCGATGTCGGCGGGGCACCTCAGAGCGGAGTGTAGGGATATCGCACACCGCCGAGGAGAAACCATGTTCGATCACCCCTATCTCACCCAGATGGTCAGCACCTTCGAGCAGGAGGAGATCGGCCGCGCCGCCGAACGGCGCCGGTTCCTGCGTGAGCACGCCGACCAGATCGTCCCTCGCCCGGAGGGAAGGGTGCGGCGGATGCTGCGCCGGGTCTTCCGCCCGGGCGGTGGCGTGGCAGACGCGGAGGCGGCGGCCGGAAAGGCGGAGATCGCTCGCGGCGCGCTCACGCGGACGGCCTCCCCGTGCGAGACGACGGCGGTCGCGGCGCGGTGAGCATCGTTCCCGCGACCCGGGGGTCAGGCCCGGTCACAGATGTCCGTCCGGAGTGGCACGATGTGTCCATGCCCGCATCCGCTTCGAGCACCGTGATGATCGGCCGCGATGCCGAGATCACCGAGCTTCGCCGCCAGTTCGACGACGTTCGCGCCGGCGGGTTCGCGGCGTTGCTCGTCGAGGGCGAAGCAGGCATCGGCAAGTCTCGTCTGCTGCGCGAATTCGGCGGAGAAGTCGCCCGGAACGCCGACGTGCACGTCGGATGGTGCCTCGATCTCGGTGGTTCTCGCACGCCCTACGGCCCGCTCACCGGCATCCTCCGTTCGATCGTGGGGCGCATCGGTGTCGACCGGGTACGCGAATCCGTGGGTGTGGGTGTCGAGGCTCTCGGGATGCTGCTGCCAGAACTCGCGTCCGCGCCCGACGACCGCGAGAGCACCAGCCCGGAACGACTCCGAGACGCCATCGCGTCGCTCATCGAGTCGGCGGCCGAGAGCGCCCCGCAGGTGCTCGTCGTCGAAGACCTGCATTGGGCCGACGAATCGACTCTCGCGATGCTGTCGTTCCTGCTGCGCGCGCTCAGCCGGGGTCGCATCCTTCTCCTGATCACCTGCCGTACCGACGACGTGCGCCGCGGTGACGCGGTGAGCCGCTTCATCGGCGAAGCCACTCGCGCGCGCCTCCTCGACCGCCTCGCGATCACCCGGCTCGATCAAGACGCCGCGCGCGAACTCGCCCGGCAGATCACCGGCCGCCCGATCACGTCCGCCGCCCTGGAACGCATGCAGGAGCGGGCCGAGGGCGTTCCTTTCTTCATCGAAGAGCTGGCGTGCTGCTCCAGCGGCCCCCTCCCCGACAGTCTCCGCGACCTCCTGCTGGCGCGCTTCGACCGGCTCGGCGACGACGCGCGGCACGTCGTGCAGGTCGTCTCCGGAGCAGAGCGGCCGCTTTCGCACTCGTTGGTCGCGGTTCTCGCTGCCTTGCCCGAGCAGCGACTCGACGAGGCCTTGCGCGAGGCGATGCGCAGCGGCATCCTCGTGACCGTCGATGACGACTACCGTTTCCGGCACGCGCTTCTGCGTGAGGCCGTGCATGACGATCTTCTTCCGGGGGAGCGCGCGCGACTGCATCGCGCGTACGCCGAAACGCTGGAGGCGCAGCACGCGACCACCGACGACGGCGACGCCGCCGCCCTCGCGTATCACTGGCAGCTCGCGCAGGACGACCGGCGTGCTCTCATAGCGGCCGCGCACGCGATGCGGCACGCGAAAGCCCGCTACGCCTTCGCGAGTGCAGGGCGTTTCGGGGAGATGGTGCTCGAACTGTGGTCACGGGTACCCGACGCCGCGGATGCCGCAGGTGTGGAGCGCCTCGACCTGCTGCTCCTGCTCGGCTCGATCCTGCGCAACGCCGGCGATGGGGAACGGGCGCTGGCCGTGGCGAACCTCGCGTTCGACGAGATCGATCCGGCAACCGTCGATCCGCGCCGGTACGCGCGTCTCCTGCGCAACAAGGCGCTGTACCTGGTCAACCTCGGTCGTCTTGGTGCCATCCCGCTGCTGCAGCAGGCCCTGGCCGTCGCCGAAGAGCGCATCGACGACGAGGTGTTCCGTGCAGAACTGCTCAACCACCTCGCGAGCCGCGTCGCGATCGCGGGCGATCGCGAGGAGGCGATTCGTCTCGTCGATGAGGCCGAGCGTGCGGCGGCGCACGCGACGAGCACGGATCAGCTGTCGATCGCCGCGAACGTGCGCGGCGGCACGTTGGCGCAGCTGGGTCACGTCGACGCCGGCGTGCGCGAGTACGAACGAGCACGGCAACTCGCCAGCGGCCCGAACGCGGAGTTGCGGTACCGGGTGAACTACTCGGACATGCTCACACTCGTCGGACGGTATCGAGAGGCGGTCGAGGTCGCCGAAGAGGGCCTGCGCCGTGCGCGTGCGTTCCGCGTGGAGCGCACCTCCGGGTCGATCATGGCGCAGAACATGATCGTGCCCTTGCTCGAGCTCGGGGAGGTGGGGCGCGTCGAGGAGATGCTCGCACGCGACTTCATGCAGGGCACTCTGCGTGTCTTCCGGATGTACATGAGCATGACGCGGGTCCGCGTGCTGGCGTGGCGCGGCCGGTCGGCGGAGGCTGAGGAGATGCTGCAGGAGTGGCTGCCCGCGTTCGAGGAGACGGGGGTCTCGGAACGTCAGATCTGGTACGACCGCGTGATGATGACGGTGGCGGCTGCCCAGAGCGCAGGCGACCTCCCTCGGGCGCTCGACGCGATCCTCGAGATGCTGCGGGATGAGCGACCGAGGCTGTTGCATCAGCGGCGGTTGCTGCTCGAGGGCGGGGCGATCATCGCGGAGCTGCGCGCGTCGGGCGTCGATGTGTCGGCAGCATCCGAATCCGTCCGTGCCGCGTGGATCGCCCAACCGGCGCAGCTGCAGAACGACGCGTGGTCCACGATCCTCTTCGCTCTGCTCGACCCGCGTCCCGACGCCGTCGACGCGGCGATCGGCTGCGCCGAGGGCGACGACGTCCCGGTGACGTTCCGGGTCGTCCTTCGGCTGGAGCGCGCACGGACGCTGGTGAACGACGGCGATCGTGCCGCGGCGGCGGTCACGCTCGCCGAAGCCGGAACGCTCGCCGCGTCACTCGAGCACGCGCCGCTGCAGGACGCCGTCGCGCGATTCGCTCGGGATGCCGGGCTCGGCACGTCCCCCGCCTCGACCGAGGCCGACGTGCTGACGGCGCGGGAGCGGCAGGTGCTCGACCTGATCGCCGAGGGGCTGAGCAACCGCCAGATCGGCGAGCGGCTGTTCATCAGCGTGAAGACGGTGAGTGTTCATGTGTCGGCGGTCCTGCGCAAGCTGGGCGTCAGCACGCGCACCGAAGCCGCCCTCGCGCATCAGAATCCGACGCACTCTGCCGCTGGCCAGCCAACCGTGGTACCGTGAGCAAGCGCGCGTATCGGACGTTCCGATTCCGCGTAGGCCGTGCAAACGGCTAAGTAAACAGAAAGTAGAAAACACATGGCCACTGGCACTGTGAAATGGTTCAACGCTGAAAAGGGCTTCGGCTTCATCGCTCCCGATGACGGCTCGGACGACCTTTTCGCCCACTACTCGGCTATCGCCGGCTCCGGTTTCAAGGAGCTCCGCGAGAACCAGAAGGTCGAATTCGACGCTGAGCGTGGCCCCAAGGGCATGCAGGCGGCGAACATCCGCGCTCTCTGAGCGCGCGCTGACTTCCTGAAGCCGGCCGGGTCCTCTTGGACCCGGCCGGCTTTTGCGTACCCCGGGGTATGTGACCACCGGGTACTGAGGCATACCTAACCTTCTGCTAGATTAGGCCAGGCTTACCAAAGCCCGGCGCGCTTCGCGCCGCACCTCCCACCCCGAACTCGAAGGGAACGCCTGTGCGCACCTCCCGTCTCATCGCCCTCGGCGCCGCGGCAGCTCTTGCTGTCGGCCTCGCCGGATGCGCGTCGTCCGCTCCGGAATCCACCGCCTCCGCCGGAGGGAACCCCGCGTCCGACGAAGCGTTCCCCGTCACGGTGGAGCACGTCTACGGCGAGACCACCATCACCGAGAAGCCTGAGCGCGTCGCGACACTGGCGTGGGCCAACCACGAAGTCCCGCTTGCCCTCGGCGTCGTCCCGGTCGGCATGGGCAAGGCGGCGTGGGGTGACGACGACGACAACGGCGTGCTGCCCTGGGTCGAGGAGAAGCTCGAAGAGCTCGACGCCGAGACGCCCGTCCTGTTCGACGAGAGCGACGGCATCGACTACGAGGCCGTGGCCGACACCGAGCCCGACGTGATCCTCGCGGCCTACTCCGGCCTGACGCAGGAGGAGTACGACACTCTCTCCAAGATCGCGCCCGTCGTCGCCTACCCGAAGGTCGCCTGGGGCACCTCGGTCGACGAGATGATCGAGCTCAACTCCGCCGCCCTCGGCCTGGCCGAAGAGGGCGACGCCCTCATCGAGGAGCTGCACGCCGATGCGGATGCCGCCCTCGAAGCCAACAGCGAGCTGCAGGGCAAGAAGGTGCTCTTCGCGTACCTCGACGCCGCAGACCTCAGCCAGGTCGGTTACTACACGGCGATCGACACGCGCCCCGGATACCTCACGAGCATCGGCCTGCCGTTGCCGGCCATCGTCGAGGAGAACGCCGACAGCACCGAGTTCTACCTGACGGTCAGCTCGGAGGAGGCGGACAAGTTCGCCGACGTCGACGTGTTCGTGACCTACGGCGACGAGTCGATCGTGCCGCTGCTGCAGGCCGACCCGCTGCTGTCGAAGATCCCCGCCATCGCCGAGGGTCGCATCG
This genomic window contains:
- a CDS encoding hydantoinase/oxoprolinase N-terminal domain-containing protein, coding for MPRYRIGIDVGGTNTDAVILDDRLAVVASVKRPTTQDTGDGVSDAIDAVLAASGIDPALIAHAMLGTTHCTNAIVERRGLGRVGILRLGAPATTAVPPLEGWPDDLRRAMGDHVHVLTGGFEVDGRVLAPIDEQSVRDACGLMRGEVDAVAVVGVFAPIDESQEERVTAIVTEELGVPVSRSARIGSLGLLERENATVLNAALMQTLTQMAAGFVAALRERGIPATPYFGQNDGTLMQLEYALEFPVLTIGCGPTNSIRGAAHLSGATDALVVDIGGTTTDIGVLVDGFPRQSAHAVEIGGIRTNFRMPDVLSVGLGGGTVIHSAGGSVAIGPDSVGYRLPQEALAFGGGILTATDVALAVGGAEIGRVPVPVVDAQLGSDAWDAMRAMLEDSIDRMKPNAAPVPVILVGGGGIIAPAELDGVASLIRPDHFGAANAVGAALGEVAGQIEKIYRADPTDRRASRDDAAAEATERARLAGAEPSTIEVVAVEELPVAYSDGTTVLIRARAVGRLAA
- a CDS encoding SRPBCC family protein, with translation MVQIIETIDVDVPVRTAYNQWTQFESFPEFLDEVESITQIDPTHTRWKVKVGGATREFDAEITEQHPDERVAWNSIGGETEHAGVVTFHKLTETSTRVTVQIDWEPEGLLEKVGSLVGAGSHAVKKDLDNFKEFIEKRGVETGSWRGDVDA
- a CDS encoding DUF998 domain-containing protein: MDTEQRLRGETRAVWATVVCFVVGTGAGVVLLRGDPRPLTGADSLALPAAVIAGVVAAAAFAVSTRMHRRGETRAMPRWQAAVSMLSAAALTVAFGAVTMMGVLLAGEILAAGLQGLELAGVGGGLLTGVASAVGGRFAFGAGIGLRTADLAGLLFGFLVIGTLFAMVTAVDPRWWEENFSQLGNGDGSWAFNGTLVVAGLLIATVGAYIGRDLHRMLGDAPLLRIAWIVALWALAGAALAAVGLLPLGQVEVAHNIAAFSTLMLFAVAGVATVATVPGRPGALVITTIGVILLIVIAVALWVPFGVYSVTALEAIVIGLGLLWVMTLVRVLAILAPAESRPSARAALLRHRPRHP
- a CDS encoding helix-turn-helix transcriptional regulator; protein product: MPASASSTVMIGRDAEITELRRQFDDVRAGGFAALLVEGEAGIGKSRLLREFGGEVARNADVHVGWCLDLGGSRTPYGPLTGILRSIVGRIGVDRVRESVGVGVEALGMLLPELASAPDDRESTSPERLRDAIASLIESAAESAPQVLVVEDLHWADESTLAMLSFLLRALSRGRILLLITCRTDDVRRGDAVSRFIGEATRARLLDRLAITRLDQDAARELARQITGRPITSAALERMQERAEGVPFFIEELACCSSGPLPDSLRDLLLARFDRLGDDARHVVQVVSGAERPLSHSLVAVLAALPEQRLDEALREAMRSGILVTVDDDYRFRHALLREAVHDDLLPGERARLHRAYAETLEAQHATTDDGDAAALAYHWQLAQDDRRALIAAAHAMRHAKARYAFASAGRFGEMVLELWSRVPDAADAAGVERLDLLLLLGSILRNAGDGERALAVANLAFDEIDPATVDPRRYARLLRNKALYLVNLGRLGAIPLLQQALAVAEERIDDEVFRAELLNHLASRVAIAGDREEAIRLVDEAERAAAHATSTDQLSIAANVRGGTLAQLGHVDAGVREYERARQLASGPNAELRYRVNYSDMLTLVGRYREAVEVAEEGLRRARAFRVERTSGSIMAQNMIVPLLELGEVGRVEEMLARDFMQGTLRVFRMYMSMTRVRVLAWRGRSAEAEEMLQEWLPAFEETGVSERQIWYDRVMMTVAAAQSAGDLPRALDAILEMLRDERPRLLHQRRLLLEGGAIIAELRASGVDVSAASESVRAAWIAQPAQLQNDAWSTILFALLDPRPDAVDAAIGCAEGDDVPVTFRVVLRLERARTLVNDGDRAAAAVTLAEAGTLAASLEHAPLQDAVARFARDAGLGTSPASTEADVLTARERQVLDLIAEGLSNRQIGERLFISVKTVSVHVSAVLRKLGVSTRTEAALAHQNPTHSAAGQPTVVP
- a CDS encoding cold-shock protein is translated as MATGTVKWFNAEKGFGFIAPDDGSDDLFAHYSAIAGSGFKELRENQKVEFDAERGPKGMQAANIRAL
- a CDS encoding iron-siderophore ABC transporter substrate-binding protein, with the protein product MRTSRLIALGAAAALAVGLAGCASSAPESTASAGGNPASDEAFPVTVEHVYGETTITEKPERVATLAWANHEVPLALGVVPVGMGKAAWGDDDDNGVLPWVEEKLEELDAETPVLFDESDGIDYEAVADTEPDVILAAYSGLTQEEYDTLSKIAPVVAYPKVAWGTSVDEMIELNSAALGLAEEGDALIEELHADADAALEANSELQGKKVLFAYLDAADLSQVGYYTAIDTRPGYLTSIGLPLPAIVEENADSTEFYLTVSSEEADKFADVDVFVTYGDESIVPLLQADPLLSKIPAIAEGRIAILPDATPIAASANPSPLSIPWGLSDYLGILAAPLAAQ